The following is a genomic window from Opitutus sp. ER46.
TGGGGATCGGGCATCTGGGCGAGGATCAGAAAATCGCCCAGTTTCATCAGCGCCTGCCGGTACCGCTCATCCTGGTAAACCTCGTACGCGATCAGCAGCGCGTCGGACACGGTGCCGACCAGCCCGTCGTTCAGCGTGTAGTACTTGTAGTACTCCTCATGCGGCCAGAGCCGGGGCCAGTCCGCCGGGTAGTTTGCCTTCATGACGGGGTAGGCCTTGACCGGCTCGGCCCATCCCTGTGGGAACGCGCCGTTCGGAAACTGGGCCTTGAGCAGCGAATCCAGCGCGTACCTGGCGGCCTCGTGCACCACCGGATCCTTGAAGCCCAGCGCCCGATCCAGCTGGGCCAGGAACTCGATCGAGGACTGCGTCTGGTTGTCGTCGAGGGACGAATGATTCGGATTCTCCTTCTTCTTGGGATCGCCGGCGCTCCGGGCGCCGGTGCCGTCGCGGTACCGGCCGACATGCGTCCCTTTGGGATTGAAGTCGATGCGCTGCGACCATCCGCCGGAGACGAGCTGGCCGTGAATGAGCGCCTTGCCGGTCTCCGTCGCGCACTCCAGGTAGTAGGAATCACCGGTCGCGGCATACGCCTGCAAGTACGCGCGGCCGACCGAGGGGGTGCCGGGCGGCTCCGTGAAGATCTGGTCGGGCGTGGCGATCCCCTCGCCCACGTGCTGCTGCAGATCCTCGGAGACGTAATAGACATACCCGCCGTGGGACGAGGCATGCGTGCGGAAATAGGTCGCGGCGCGCTTCATCGCCGCCAGGGCGTCGGCGCGGAGCGCGGCCTCATCTGAGGTCGCGCCCAGCCCGGTGGCAGTGCTCAGGCCGAAGGCGGTGGCCGCGGCGATCAGCCGGGCCACGCGGGGTGGAATCAGGTGAATGCTCATGGGAAGGAAAGGCAGACGGGTTGCAGCCGGGTTCAACGGGGCACGGGCGGCGCCAGCCGCCAGCTCGCCTCCTCGGTCCAGGCGCAATGGTTGAAGTTGGCGATCCACTCGCGTTCGTGGGCACGCCGGAAAGCGATGAGTTCGGCCAGCGCGGTGGCGCCCCCGGGAGGCGTTGCGGCGGGATCGCGCAGGCTGAGCGCCTGCGAGACCGCCGCGCAGAGTTGGGCATGCGTCAGGCCCGCCTCCAGGAAGGCAACCCGGCGCGTGGCGTCACGATCGGATGCGGTCGCCACCCGCGCCTCGGCCAGGAAGCGGCCGGCGGTCGCGAACGCCGCCGGCGTGAAAACCACGTGCGCCGCGACGGCAAACGCGCGCCAGCGGGAGGTGTTGTCCTCATACTGCGCGTTGAGCGTGGTGCGCTGGTCGAGGGCGAAGCGCTCCCAGAACTCGAAGTACGCCTTGACCGCCGGGGCGGCGGCGCCGAACCCGCCGTAGTACTCGGCCAGCAGTTGGTCGACCGGAGCGGTCGGCCGCGTCTGGAGCCGCAGCAGGACGTAAAGGTTCGGCCCCTGCGCCGCCCATTGGCCGGTGATCGCGTCGTAGTCCGTCGCCTCCATCCCGTGGGCCGCCTGCCACTGGAATTCGTCGGCGAACTGGTGCGCATAGATCAGCGGCATCGTGTAGCCATCGAGGCAGTAGTTGGAGCGCGAGAACAGCCGGGCGCCCGTCTGCTGCCAATCCGCCCACTGCTGCTTGAACCAGGCATGCTCGTCGGCCGAACGCGGAAACCAGCCTGCCGACGGGTACGAACCCACCAGTATCTGCCGGTTCAGCCTCATGCCCGGCGTCGGCGGCGCGAAGTAGTTGAAGTAGTTGTACACGACGACCGTCGCCGCGGGATCGATCTGCGCCGCCTCGCGCTGCAGTTCCAGCCAGAACCGGACGTAGCGATCGGTCACGAACCGCGAGCCGATCACCTTCGACCGAGGCGGGTAGTACTTGAGGAAATCAACGGGCGTCGGACCGTCCCACGCCCGGCAGGCGTCACACTCGCACAGGCCCATGATGCCGTTCTCGACGGCGTTGACGAAATGCAGGTCCGGATTGGCCGCGCGCTGCCGCCGCCAGAGCGCGATGATCTCGTGCCGGAATTCCGGGTTCGAGACGCACATCGAATAGCTGGCGCCGGGGCGGGTCGGGCCGCGTTTCCCGTGCACCAGCTGGAACCATTCGGGATGTTCCGCGCCATACTTCTTCCACCAGTCGGTGAAGGCGTGATGGTAGCTCAGCCGAATGCCCCGGCCCATACGATGCCGGCGCAGGAAGACCGCCTGGTCATGGGCGTACGCGGCCGCGGCCGCCGGGCTGAAACCCAGCTCCGGATGCGTCCCCTTGAAGGAGAGACCGCCGCGCGTATTCCGCTGGAAGAATGCCGGTGCGACCGTCGTGTTCACGTCCCGCGCGGCCACCGTTGGCGTACGCGGCACCTGGATCCCGAGTTCGCCGGGCCAGAGCCAGCGGATGCCCAGGTCACGTTCCAGCCATTCGTAAACTCCGAAGAGCGTGCCCCCGAAGGTCGCCGGTTCGAGCGGATCGCCCGAACCGTCGCCGCCCACGATGAACACGGCCTGCTCCGCGGTGCGGAGGATGAAGGTCTCGGGTTGCAGCGTGCGCGAGGCCATTCCGGCCTGACGCGCCGCCTGGGTGTCACCGAGGACGATGCGGCTGCCCGACGCCGGCGCCGGTGATGATTCCAATACGATCGGGAGGACGGCCCCGGTGGCGCGCTGCACGTGATACACCAGCTCGTCGGCGGCATACCGCACGACGGCCGGTGCCTCGTCCGGCAGCACGATGACCGCCGCCGGCCGACGCGCGGTGACGATCGGCACCTCCGCCCGGCCGAAGGTGACCAGCACCAAGCCGAGTACCCCCGCCAGCAGCCGACGCAAACCGGCGGGCCGCGGAAGCGGTCCGGTCGGAGGGCGATGGACCGGCGAATTCGTCCGGCCGTTCATGGATTGCGGTGGCATTATCAGCCGTCGGCGTGGCGCCGCGGTAGGTCACGGGTAGTACTCGGCCGGCTGCTGCGTCTCGTGCGCGAGCTTCCAGCTCAGGTCCTCGACCCAGGCATTGTGGTTGAGATTGGCGAACCATTCGCGTTCATGCGCGCGGCGGAAGGCGAGAAGTTCACGCAGCGCCTCGCGGCCGCCTTCGGCCGTGGACGCGGGATCGGACAACGTCAGCTTGGTGGCCACCGCACAGCAGAGCTTCGCATGCTGGAGCCCAGTCTGCAGGAAAGCGACGCGGGCGGAGCACTCGGGATCATGGGCCACCGCGGCCGCAGCTTTCGCCAGCAGCGCGTCGGCGGGGGCAAACGCGGCCGCCGGGAAGATGCGGTGCGGCACCTTGGCCCAGGTGCGCCAGCGGATCGCCACGCGGTCGTAGAACACGTCCATCGTGAGCTTCCGATTATCCATCGTGTACCGCTCCCAGTAATCGTAGTAGGCCTTCACCTGCGGGGCGGCGGCACCGAACCCGGCATAGTACTCCGCCAGGATCGCGTCGGGATCGGCGTCCGGTGTGACGTGCAGCCGCATTAGCAGGTAGAGGTTCGGCCCCTGGATGCTCCACTGGCCGGTGAGGGCGTCGAAGTCCGTCGCGACCATCCCGTTGCGGGCGTGGTGCTGGAAATCATCGGCAAACTGGTGAGCGAAGATGAAGGGCATGCTGTAGCCGTCCAGGAAGTAGTTCGGACGGAAGAACAGCCGCGCTCCCGTATCCCGCCAGCCCTGCCACTGCGCCTTGTACCAGGCGTGCTCATCGTCCAGCCGGGGATACCACCCGGCCGACGGGCAGAACCCGATCAGCACGTTCTCGTTGAGCTTCACGCCGGAAGTGGGCGCCTGGAAGTAGTTGAAGTACGCGTACTGCACCGCCACCGCGTTGGGATTCTCTCGGGCGGCAAGCTGCTGCACCGCCAGCGTGAACCGGGCGTACCGGTCGCTCACGAACGGGGCGCCGTACACCTTGAAGTTGGGCGCGTAGTACTTGTTGACGTCGGCGGGCGTCGGTCCGTCCCAGGCGCGGCACTGCGGACATTCGCATTGCCCGAGAATATCGTTCTCCACGACATTGATCAGACTCATGCCCGGGCGGGTGGCACCGCCAGCGGCGCGCCAGTGCGCGACAATCTCCGCGTGCAGTCCGGGGTTCGAAACGCACATCGCATACCGGGCATTCTCGGTCGTGGGTCCGCGTTTCCCATTCACCAACTGAAACCACTCGGGATGTTCCCGGCCGTATTTGGACCACCAATCCGTGAAGGCATGGCCGTAGGCGATGCGTTCGCTGCGGCCCATGCGTTGCCGCCGCAGAAAGACCGTCTGGACCCGGGCGTATTCCTCCGCCGCCTTGGCGGTGAATCCCAGGGCCGGATTGTTGCTCTTCCAGCCCAGGCCGGGCCGGACGTAACGCTGGAAAAACCGCGGTTGGATGGTGACATCGATCGGCGCGGCCGTGAGCGTCGCGTGTTGGGGCACGAAGGTGCCGAGTTCGCCGGGCCACAGCCAGCGGACGCCGACCGCGCGCTCCAGCCATTCGTAGACGCCGAACAACGTGCCCGCCGAGGTGTCGCGGTCGAGCGGATCGCCGGTGCCGTCGCGCCCGGCGACAAACAGCGCGTTTCCCCGCTGCAGCAGCCGGAAGGTTTCCAGCGGGAGTTGCGCGGCCTCGATCCCGACCGCCCGCGCGGCCCGGGTGTCACCGAGGTAGATCCGGACGTCCGCGTCGTCGGTCACGGCGGACTCGGACACGATCATGAGCGTCGCCCCCGTGGACTTGGCCACGTGGGCTGCGAGTTCGTCCGCGGCGTACCGCACCGACGCCATCGGTTTCTCCGGCAGGACAATGACGGCGGCAGCGCGCCCCGCCTCGACGAGGCGAAGGGAAGGCGCCGGCGATGCCGAAGGCGGATTGGCCGGTGCGGCGGTGAGCGGGGCGGAATTCGAACCGGCGTGGCAGCCGGCGATTGCGAAGGTCACCAGGCAGAGTGCGGCGAGGGGAAATGGGGGCGAAAAGTGCATGGGAGTACCTCACTAAACGTCCACGCCATCCGCGAGGGCGGAGGGCGGGGTGTTATCGATCAGACGAAAACTCGGTGGCGCCCGTGACGGGGCGCCACCCCAAAAACAAACCCTAGAGGTCGAACGTCGCCGTCAGCAGGAACTGACGCGGGGGAACGATCCGGAAGACCTGCCCCGAGCCGTCAGGCCACGCCTTGACGGCCTCGATATGGCCGCGCTCGGTGAGGTCACGCACATTGAGCTGGAACGTCGCGCCAATCCGGTTCCGGAACAGCTTTGTGCGGTACGTCAGGAACAGATCGTACGCGGTGGTGGCCGGCGACCACACGGGCCGATTGCGATCGAGCATGGTCATCTGCGTGGCGGGCGGCACCGCGGGGACGGCATAGTAGCCAATCGCCCCTTTGTCCTGCCAGCGGATCGCGCCGCCGACGGAAACGTTCTTAAGGATCTTGTTGCCACTGATCCCCGCGAGCCGATAGCTCGTGCTCAAGTTGGCGCGATATTTTCGCACCTGCGGCATGCTCATGCCCTCCTGCGCAATGGCGATCGTCAGCGGCACCGCGACATTGTTGCCCTCGAGGTACATCTTCGGCGAACTGTAGTTCGGCCCCTGGTATTGGGTCGTGAACCATGGCAGTCCGCTGTCCGCGTCGATGATACTTTCCCAGACCGGCTGGCGTTCTGCGAGGTATTGGAGCAGGCCTGCGCCAACCTTGGCTTGAATAGACTCCTGTTCGGCGAAGTTCGCTCGAACGGTCCAGTAGCTGTTGGGGTTAAAATTGATTTCGACCTCATTGCCTTGCGCCAGTGTGTCTTCAGGCTCGGCAATGTTGATCTCGTCGTTGGAGAGCAGCGAAATCAGGGCAGGATCCAACTTCATTGTTTCGGCGACCTTGGCCGACAGTTGATCGGGCGACAGGGTGCCACCAGCCTGGTTCTGGATCCAGATCGCCGCCCGGTTCTGCAGGGCGAAATCACGCGAGGTCGTGTGATCCCAGATGTCGATCCCCAGCGCTCGGGCTGCAATGGTGGTCGAGGTTCCGCGGCGGGAACCCATCTGCCGCACCTTGTAGTGTGTGGCGCGAACGCTGAGCTTACCGCCGAAGGGATAAAGCGCGAAGCCGTACTCTTCCCCCTTACCCTTCGGATTCGGCACGCGGCGGCCGTGCAGGTCATAGGCGGGATCCTCCGGCATGAAACTGTCCGATTTGTTCGCGAAGACATGGAACCAGGGCAGGACCTTCAGGACGGCGCCAGCCGTCGTTGTGTTGCCGCGGTTCGCTTCCCAATCGGCCGCCCACTGCCGGTCCCACCCGAAGTCGTGGCTCTTGCCGTCCGGCAGCAGCTTCGGGAGCACGCCAGTCTTGTCGTATATC
Proteins encoded in this region:
- a CDS encoding DUF4838 domain-containing protein, with the protein product MRRLLAGVLGLVLVTFGRAEVPIVTARRPAAVIVLPDEAPAVVRYAADELVYHVQRATGAVLPIVLESSPAPASGSRIVLGDTQAARQAGMASRTLQPETFILRTAEQAVFIVGGDGSGDPLEPATFGGTLFGVYEWLERDLGIRWLWPGELGIQVPRTPTVAARDVNTTVAPAFFQRNTRGGLSFKGTHPELGFSPAAAAAYAHDQAVFLRRHRMGRGIRLSYHHAFTDWWKKYGAEHPEWFQLVHGKRGPTRPGASYSMCVSNPEFRHEIIALWRRQRAANPDLHFVNAVENGIMGLCECDACRAWDGPTPVDFLKYYPPRSKVIGSRFVTDRYVRFWLELQREAAQIDPAATVVVYNYFNYFAPPTPGMRLNRQILVGSYPSAGWFPRSADEHAWFKQQWADWQQTGARLFSRSNYCLDGYTMPLIYAHQFADEFQWQAAHGMEATDYDAITGQWAAQGPNLYVLLRLQTRPTAPVDQLLAEYYGGFGAAAPAVKAYFEFWERFALDQRTTLNAQYEDNTSRWRAFAVAAHVVFTPAAFATAGRFLAEARVATASDRDATRRVAFLEAGLTHAQLCAAVSQALSLRDPAATPPGGATALAELIAFRRAHEREWIANFNHCAWTEEASWRLAPPVPR
- a CDS encoding pectate lyase — translated: MSIHLIPPRVARLIAAATAFGLSTATGLGATSDEAALRADALAAMKRAATYFRTHASSHGGYVYYVSEDLQQHVGEGIATPDQIFTEPPGTPSVGRAYLQAYAATGDSYYLECATETGKALIHGQLVSGGWSQRIDFNPKGTHVGRYRDGTGARSAGDPKKKENPNHSSLDDNQTQSSIEFLAQLDRALGFKDPVVHEAARYALDSLLKAQFPNGAFPQGWAEPVKAYPVMKANYPADWPRLWPHEEYYKYYTLNDGLVGTVSDALLIAYEVYQDERYRQALMKLGDFLILAQMPDPQPAWCQQYNYEMQPTWARKFEPPAICGFESEDAIKALMKLYRFTGDRKYLAPIPRALAYLNTCVLPDGRMARYYELKTNRPLYMTRKPGVSGNSKAPGYYDFTYQDKNLPKHYGWKQEQRLDALAQEYAELQRGPVPPLKVIQRFSPAGKLMAVDATEPIAAPSVAALEPEVRRILAALDPQGRWVSVYDGTDRLIGQPSFKKGFRYLGSNTFNYNLEILSQYIALTGNPSRQL
- a CDS encoding DUF4838 domain-containing protein — translated: MHFSPPFPLAALCLVTFAIAGCHAGSNSAPLTAAPANPPSASPAPSLRLVEAGRAAAVIVLPEKPMASVRYAADELAAHVAKSTGATLMIVSESAVTDDADVRIYLGDTRAARAVGIEAAQLPLETFRLLQRGNALFVAGRDGTGDPLDRDTSAGTLFGVYEWLERAVGVRWLWPGELGTFVPQHATLTAAPIDVTIQPRFFQRYVRPGLGWKSNNPALGFTAKAAEEYARVQTVFLRRQRMGRSERIAYGHAFTDWWSKYGREHPEWFQLVNGKRGPTTENARYAMCVSNPGLHAEIVAHWRAAGGATRPGMSLINVVENDILGQCECPQCRAWDGPTPADVNKYYAPNFKVYGAPFVSDRYARFTLAVQQLAARENPNAVAVQYAYFNYFQAPTSGVKLNENVLIGFCPSAGWYPRLDDEHAWYKAQWQGWRDTGARLFFRPNYFLDGYSMPFIFAHQFADDFQHHARNGMVATDFDALTGQWSIQGPNLYLLMRLHVTPDADPDAILAEYYAGFGAAAPQVKAYYDYWERYTMDNRKLTMDVFYDRVAIRWRTWAKVPHRIFPAAAFAPADALLAKAAAAVAHDPECSARVAFLQTGLQHAKLCCAVATKLTLSDPASTAEGGREALRELLAFRRAHEREWFANLNHNAWVEDLSWKLAHETQQPAEYYP